The genomic stretch CCTGAGACGCTGAGGCATATCGCTGGTAACGGTACTGTTAGGCTGAGAGGTATCCATAAGCCTTTCCTGTATGTGGTTATCGGACAGAAGGGAGCCATAACTGGGGCCGACCCCGGCCAGAAGAAGCCTGAATTGACATGGCGTGCTATACTTGCTCCTCTCACATTCCTTGCAGAAAAGGATATTTTTGTTACGCTTCTCTTTGGAAGCATTGTTTATGCGGTTTGGAGTATGGTGACTTCCAGCACCACAGATCTTTTTCAGGATGTCTATCATTTGACATCATTAGAGGTTGGCTTGACATTTTTGGGGAATGGTAAGGCACACTGTCACATCACTATGGCTAGATAAAAGTTTGCTGATTGCCACCTGTTAGGGTTTGGATGTATATCGGGATCGTACCTGGTCGGCTACCTTATGGACTATAACCACAAATTGACGGAACGCGAATACTGTGACAAATATGGCTACCCATCTGGTACGCGGGTCAATTTGAAATCTCACTCGGATTTTCCTATCGAAGTTGCCCGAATGCGTCACACTTGGTGGATTGTTGGGCTATTCATCGTGACAACTGCCGTCTATGGAGTCTCACTTCGAACACACATAGCGGTTCCCATCATTCTGCAATACTTGATTGCCTTATGTTCAACGGGAATATTTACCATCAATAGCGCATTGGTCATCGATCTTTACCCTGGGGCCAGTGCAAGTGCAACGGCAGTTAATAACCTGATAAGATGCTTGGTGGGAGCTGCTGGAGTGGCAGCAATGCAACCCATGCTGGACGTGCTGACTCCCGATTACGTCTTTCTCTTGCTTGCGGGGATCACGTTGATCATGGCTCCTCTATTATGGATGGAAAGTCGATTCGGAGCTTCATGGCGGCATGAGCGAGAGATGAGACTGAAAGATAAAGGTTGTACATGAAAAATCGCGTAGATCGATTCTGGGAGTCtggtatgtactgtacatagataGATGCATAcataatacatacataaaGCTGTACATCGTACATACACTCCCTGAGCGGATGCGCTTTTTACGGTACATCATTATTACTGTACCTCGTATCATATCTCTTGACTGCGATCATCCCtttgttgtgtttgtttattaccggaaaagaaaagccaataCCAACGAACGAACTAACTACAGGAATGCCACCTTATATAATCTCAGCCACACGTGACCGCTCCCGcaaacaagcaaaagcagTCGTTGCTTGAGGAACGCCGATCTCTGTTTATCCTCCTTCCAGCTCACGATTCTTCGACCTTGAAACGCGGCTGCTATGAGCTTTCCATAGCAAGTCTGCTGCTAGACCGACCCTATTAATGCCCTAAAGACCCGACTTTCGACTTGACTTTGATTAGGCTCTAATCTCGCGAGGTTCCCCTGCGGTACGAAAACGTGTGGTTGACGGTGGCTGGAAGGGATCAAAACAGACGCTATTGCCCGTGGTTACCGACCGTCTCCCACCCAACAGCGAGGGAACCAAACATCGTGGTGTGCTGGGGCAGATCCAAAAAAAGATGCCTCCTGAGATGGGTAAGAAGCTGCATCCACCTCCTGCAGAGCCTCCGACTTTCTGTCATTGGTCTTAATCTGTCTCTCCACTGCCGTACTTGTGTGTAAATATTCGCCGGTGTTGGCTAACTAACCGAATCAACAGGCCGAGCTGCCTCGCAGGCCTCAAGTGCTGCATCTCAAACAACGCAGATAGTAGCGCCACATAGTCGTCCCGCGACAGCAGATCTCATGAGGTCGCGCTCGGAAACCGTAGTATCAAGGAATGGTCGCCGCCCAAGATCTAGAGGCTCTACTGCCAGCATCCATTCCAACACCACCCAACAAACCCAGGACCAGCAGATTACTGATGGATTTCCGCAATTCCTCCCGGCTCAAGCCAACGCCAGCCATAATGTCTTTGGAGGAAACCCTGAGGAAATCATTATGCGATTTGGTCAGCAACTTTCGCATCCCGTGAGCGGTTCTTCGCTGGACCCGACTATGTCTGATGCTCATCACCCCGTCCTGCCAAGGGCTGAGGATTTCCCAAGTCATGCGATGCATGGCCACCACCTCTCCCACCATTCAATACCCCCAGGTATCCATGGATTATCTTCCTTGCCAATGCCGCAGTATCAAGCGATGTATGACAGCGGGATCGAGAATCATGTCCCAGAACATGTTCTAGAGGAGAACGAGAATTCCGAGGCTGGcgcgaaaaagaaaaagggctCAAACTCTTCTCTTGCGAATGACAATGAACTGCGAAAACTGCTACGGCAATACGAAGGGTATTCCTTGAAGCAAATGGCTGCGGAAGTCCTTAAACATGAAGGAGCTGGGGGTAAGGCTGAAAAGGTAAAGCAAGTCTTTGCTATGATATGGTGAGCAACGGAATGACCCAATTATATCGGTTGCAATTTGTTCCTTACGCGCTTCTAGGTTGAAGGAGAATTGCAGAAAAAGCAGCGGTTCTGTTCGGCGCGATCGTGTTTACTGCTGCTATGCAGAGAAGTGTGGAACCGAGCGTGTTTCCGTTTTGAATCCTGCTTCTTTTGGGAAGCTCGTGCGAATCATATTTCCCAACGTACAGACTAGGCGGCTCGGAGTCCGGGGAGAGTCCAAATACCACTACGTCGATTTAACAGTCATCGAGGAGAAACAGCAGAAGCCTCTCCCCTTGAACCCCCAGATCCCAGCCAACACAACCGGTTCAGCCGCATCCACAGAGCACAAAGTGGGAGAAGCCATGCAGAAGAGGTGAGTTCATCACGGAAGAAGCACGTCAATGTATTCGAAACTGATCAGAACTAGTGTTAGTATCGCACCGCAGCCTCCTGCAGACACTGCAGTTTTCCCTTCGCCTACCACTTCATTCACTGCCAGATCCTCGGGGAGTTTCCCGAGCTCAGATTGCAGTTGCCATACTTCGTCCCGGTCTAGTGGCGATTCCACAGCTACCCTT from Aspergillus oryzae RIB40 DNA, chromosome 1 encodes the following:
- a CDS encoding uncharacterized protein (synaptic vesicle transporter SVOP and related transporters (major facilitator superfamily)), which encodes MATARSDTDKAPIVSFVEEDERQPSDSQLEDQVTQSKSHHIFSRRKKLQMVCIVSMAAIFSPLSSNIYFPALGEVSRVSATKTKHSLCDLSRDVYMIVQGISPTFWGSISDATGRRPVFIGTFIVYMIANVALAVSTKYGELMAFRALQAAGSAATISIGAGVIGDITTSAERGSLVGIFGGVRMLGQGIGPVMGGILTQYLGFRSIFWFLTICAAVSLLSILIFLPETLRHIAGNGTVRLRGIHKPFLYVVIGQKGAITGADPGQKKPELTWRAILAPLTFLAEKDIFVTLLFGSIVYAVWSMVTSSTTDLFQDVYHLTSLEVGLTFLGNGFGCISGSYLVGYLMDYNHKLTEREYCDKYGYPSGTRVNLKSHSDFPIEVARMRHTWWIVGLFIVTTAVYGVSLRTHIAVPIILQYLIALCSTGIFTINSALVIDLYPGASASATAVNNLIRCLVGAAGVAAMQPMLDVLTPDYVFLLLAGITLIMAPLLWMESRFGASWRHEREMRLKDKGCT